Proteins found in one Miscanthus floridulus cultivar M001 chromosome 4, ASM1932011v1, whole genome shotgun sequence genomic segment:
- the LOC136550917 gene encoding uncharacterized protein, which yields MASPEPAAQPSLAQEPPAPAATRSAAPAAEQEGPPQLQEPVPGAEAENAEKAEGEEAEEEEEGECGFCLFMKAGGCRDTFVAWEECVEAAQKDGDDMVERCHEATANLKKCMDAHADYYAPVLRAEEAVNERAEAEAAAAAAADDAAKGKGGELATDAEIKEEGVPQPAASSPPAAGVGNDAENKEEGVPQPAASSPPPAGEAKKEAAVAEKV from the coding sequence ATGGCGTCCCCCGAGCCCGCCGCGCAGCCGAGCCTCGCGCAAGAGCCCCCCGCACCCGCTGCGACGCGCTCGGCCGCGCCCGCGGCCGAGCAAGAAGGGCCGCCGCAACTGCAAGAGCCTGTCCCCGGAGCGGAGGCGGAGAACGCGGAGAAGGCGGAGGGGGAGgaagccgaggaggaggaggaaggggagtGCGGGTTCTGCCTCTTCATGAAGGCCGGCGGCTGCAGGGACACCTTCGTGGCGTGGGAGGAGTGCGTGGAGGCGGCGCAGAAGGACGGCGACGACATGGTCGAGCGCTGCCACGAGGCCACCGCTAACCTCAAGAAGTGCATGGACGCGCACGCCGACTACTACGCGCCCGTGCTTAGGGCCGAAGAGGCCGTCAACGAGcgcgccgaggccgaggccgccgccgctgcagcggCCGACGACGCCGCGAAGGGCAAGGGAGGGGAGCTAGCGACCGATGCGGAGATTAAGGAAGAGGGAGTGCCCCAGCCGGCTGCTTCCTCCCCGCCAGCCGCCGGCGTGGGGAACGATGCGGAGAATAAAGAGGAAGGCGTGCCCCAGCCGGCTGCTTCCTCCCCGCCACCCGCCGGCGAGGCGAAGAAAGAAGCAGCAGTTGCTGAGAAGGTTTGA